From a region of the Arachis ipaensis cultivar K30076 chromosome B09, Araip1.1, whole genome shotgun sequence genome:
- the LOC110266914 gene encoding uncharacterized protein LOC110266914, which produces MASEDSFLVLVQYRWLIKKKTRSGIKFTDKNPLSVFLKPSTSFTEFLNSIIQKLGLQGVKRVEKLLYRIPISMLRDDVKYNSFIIGSDEDLEVLFHCRQQFSEVRTPDELSAKLVDVVSSSGGLNQNLQALATIAYSSSRPSGASSSVSVIAPKAMLVASPSFAADLNHSGYGEVGITDAVPVSLQGRAPDGMDDVLRDDDEEDYVESDIIADDSGDDIAGSNPVGSSDDSAIPPPPAHFSSLDLDAMRQQGVPGELVGFGARDTQDAGGLTEFQVDQQF; this is translated from the coding sequence ATGGCTAGTGAAGATAGTTTTCTAGTATTAGTGCAATATAGATGGTTGATTAAGAAAAAAACACGTTCTGGAATTAAGTTTACTGATAAGAATCCCCTTAGTGTTTTTTTGAAACCTTCAACGAGTTTTACTGAGTTCCTGAATTCTATAATCCAAAAACTGGGGTTGCAAGGCGTGAAACGAGTTGAGAAATTATTATATAGAATTCCGATTTCAATGTTGCGGGATGACGTGAAGTACAATTCGTTCATAATAGGGAGTGACGAAGATTTGGAAGTTCTATTCCATTGTCGCCAGCAGTTTTCCGAGGTGAGGACTCCTGATGAGCTGTCAGCCAAGCTTGTAGATGTGGTTTCCAGCTCAGGTGGTTTGAACCAGAATCTCCAAGCTCTTGCAACGATAGCCTATTCTAGTTCGAGGCCAAGTGGTGCCTCCTCATCTGTGTCTGTGATTGCGCCTAAGGCAATGTTGGTTGCCTCCCCGTCCTTTGCAGCTGATCTAAACCACAGTGGTTACGGAGAAGTAGGTATTACTGATGCGGTACCGGTTTCATTACAGGGTAGAGCACCTGATGGTATGGACGATGTACTAcgggatgatgatgaggaagactATGTGGAGTCGGACATAATTGCCGATGATAGTGGTGATGATATAGCAGGGAGTAATCCAGTTGGGAGTAGTGATGACTCAGCAATACCCCCTCCCCCGGCGCACTTTTCAagtttggacttggatgccatgagacaGCAGGGGGTTCCTGGAGAACTTGTTGGATTCGGTGCTAGAGACACACAAGATGCTGGAGGACTAACGGAGTTTCAGGTTGATCAGCAGTTTTAG